A DNA window from Acidimicrobiia bacterium contains the following coding sequences:
- a CDS encoding BTAD domain-containing putative transcriptional regulator: MSGPRPPVACVRVLGGVSAVRSDGSTVDVPSASQRRLLALLALHAPRRLRAEWLADVLMVSPGALRTTVARLRGVIGSDVLVTTSTGYSLACDVDATGFCDAVTAASETNPRLVALEHALASWGGPVLEEFAGEEWARGEIARVTEIHAGAVDDYAEELIAAHRAADAVASLERQIALHPYRDRSRGLLIRAHALAGRQADALRAFQVYRTLLVEEVGTEPSPDVVRIERRVATGWDGIDSEPDAPDAPAVPAVVDIPLPGALAHRVAFVGRAAEHAALHAELEAAASSGLRTVVVGGEAGIGKTTLLAEFAWSVTSSGTATVLYGRCDEAGVPLEPFRTLLGACVDHAPADLLAEHVARCGGELAHICPRLLARVGTAPAPTASDDVTQRFLAFDAAADLVRRVAARRPVVLMIDDLQWAEATALLLLRHLAGALADSPVVLALTRRDRGEAAPEDVRSALADVERGGVRAIELSGLDEAELAELVVAATRAAPDAELRRVTGKLREDTAGNPLYASQLVRHWMELGSDERADDAALRDWQRIVTADSVPPSLREVVWSRVHALGEDVATVLAAASVLGVEFREDVLVDMVDLDERSVVASLNAAALAGILVDVRAVRRAMRFVHALVANALYSDIGAASRTRLHERAARVLVKDVEPVAPDVVVQLARHCALAGLTADALQWSVLAGDHALAHLAPSEAARHYGVALDAAVALHRSDTERADLLVRLGDAQHRAGEPDAFATLERGAELARRSGDRDALVRAALAADRGFARMASGAPEHLAIVEAAVAAADPRDEATRTRLLALLAQCLVYTPAAARRIALGHEAWALADASGDPALVAHVAPAVLMALWGPGSGALRRDIAARAVTAAEASGDPRLQFGAHVAAYNVAVESADPVVAAHSLARVRSTARTVGEPRLRWIAGLYDTFEATMSGRLAEAETLAARNLDLGVEIAAPDAFTLFAGQFFVIGTFAGKHDELFPVVEQAARDNPGVVPFRVAYGIICEAVGRTEEARRILRTGMADRFADLPVDNMWTTSVIGYAVLAIELEDVDAAARLLPVIAPFAGDVAFNGVTSQGPVAAYAGKLASLLGRHDEADDHLHSALATATAFGWTYHRATTLYALAQARYRRVGTLDGEGHGWLAEAGDLCRARGFRSWIGPIDRLETATRA; the protein is encoded by the coding sequence CACCGGGTACTCGCTCGCGTGTGACGTCGACGCCACCGGGTTCTGCGACGCGGTGACGGCCGCCAGCGAGACGAACCCGCGACTCGTTGCACTCGAGCACGCGCTCGCGTCGTGGGGTGGGCCCGTGCTCGAGGAGTTCGCGGGCGAGGAGTGGGCGCGCGGTGAGATCGCGCGCGTGACCGAGATCCACGCTGGCGCTGTCGACGACTACGCGGAGGAGCTCATCGCGGCGCACCGGGCGGCTGACGCGGTCGCGTCGCTCGAGCGGCAGATCGCGCTGCACCCGTATCGCGATCGATCACGCGGGTTGTTGATCCGCGCGCACGCGCTCGCGGGTCGCCAGGCGGACGCGCTGCGGGCCTTCCAGGTGTACCGGACGCTGCTCGTCGAGGAGGTCGGCACCGAGCCGTCGCCCGACGTCGTCCGGATCGAGCGGCGGGTCGCGACGGGCTGGGACGGCATCGACTCGGAACCCGACGCGCCTGACGCGCCTGCCGTGCCCGCGGTCGTCGACATCCCGTTGCCGGGCGCGCTCGCGCACCGGGTCGCCTTCGTCGGCCGGGCGGCGGAGCACGCCGCGTTGCACGCCGAGCTCGAGGCCGCGGCGTCGAGCGGTCTGCGCACGGTCGTCGTCGGAGGCGAGGCCGGGATCGGCAAGACGACGTTGCTGGCCGAGTTCGCGTGGTCGGTGACGTCGTCGGGCACGGCGACGGTCCTGTACGGACGCTGCGACGAGGCCGGTGTGCCCCTGGAGCCGTTCCGGACGCTGCTCGGCGCGTGCGTCGACCACGCGCCTGCGGACCTGCTCGCGGAGCACGTGGCGCGCTGCGGCGGCGAGCTGGCGCACATCTGCCCGAGGCTGCTGGCGCGGGTCGGGACGGCACCGGCCCCGACCGCGTCGGACGACGTCACGCAGCGCTTCCTGGCCTTCGATGCGGCCGCCGACCTCGTGCGCCGGGTCGCCGCCCGCCGCCCGGTGGTGCTGATGATCGACGACCTGCAGTGGGCCGAGGCCACCGCCCTGCTCCTGCTCCGTCACCTCGCCGGCGCGCTCGCCGACTCCCCGGTCGTGCTCGCGCTGACACGGCGCGATCGCGGCGAGGCCGCCCCCGAAGACGTCCGATCCGCGCTCGCCGACGTCGAGCGCGGTGGTGTGCGCGCCATCGAGCTGAGCGGGCTCGACGAGGCCGAGCTCGCCGAGCTCGTCGTCGCCGCGACACGCGCGGCGCCCGATGCCGAGCTGCGACGGGTCACCGGGAAGCTCCGCGAGGACACCGCGGGCAATCCGCTCTACGCGTCACAGCTCGTGCGGCACTGGATGGAGCTCGGCAGCGACGAACGCGCGGACGACGCTGCTCTGCGCGACTGGCAGCGCATCGTGACGGCCGACAGCGTGCCGCCCAGCCTGCGCGAGGTCGTCTGGAGCCGCGTGCACGCGCTCGGCGAAGACGTCGCCACGGTGCTCGCGGCCGCGTCCGTCCTGGGCGTCGAGTTCCGCGAGGACGTGCTCGTCGACATGGTCGACCTCGACGAGCGGAGCGTCGTCGCGTCGCTGAACGCCGCGGCACTCGCGGGAATCCTCGTCGACGTCCGCGCCGTCCGGCGCGCCATGCGGTTCGTGCACGCGCTCGTCGCCAACGCGCTGTACTCCGACATCGGCGCCGCGAGCCGTACGCGTCTGCACGAGCGGGCCGCGCGGGTGCTCGTGAAGGACGTCGAGCCCGTCGCTCCGGACGTGGTCGTCCAGCTCGCGCGGCACTGCGCCCTCGCGGGTCTGACGGCCGACGCGTTGCAGTGGTCGGTCCTCGCGGGAGACCACGCGCTCGCACACCTCGCGCCGAGCGAGGCCGCCCGGCACTACGGGGTCGCGCTCGACGCCGCGGTCGCGCTGCATCGATCGGACACCGAGCGCGCCGATCTCCTGGTTCGCCTCGGCGACGCCCAACACCGCGCGGGCGAGCCCGACGCGTTCGCGACGCTCGAACGCGGCGCGGAGCTCGCGCGGCGCAGCGGCGACCGCGACGCGCTCGTCCGCGCCGCGCTGGCGGCCGATCGCGGCTTCGCGCGCATGGCGAGCGGTGCGCCGGAGCACCTGGCGATCGTCGAAGCGGCGGTGGCGGCGGCCGATCCGCGCGACGAGGCCACCAGGACGCGCCTGCTCGCCCTGTTGGCGCAATGTCTCGTGTACACGCCGGCCGCCGCGCGACGGATCGCGCTGGGTCACGAGGCATGGGCACTCGCCGACGCGAGCGGCGACCCGGCGCTCGTCGCGCACGTCGCACCCGCGGTGCTGATGGCGTTGTGGGGGCCGGGGAGTGGCGCGCTCCGCCGCGACATCGCCGCGCGGGCGGTGACGGCGGCGGAAGCGTCGGGAGATCCGCGACTGCAGTTCGGCGCGCACGTCGCGGCGTACAACGTGGCGGTTGAATCCGCCGATCCCGTCGTCGCCGCGCACAGCCTGGCCCGGGTGCGGTCGACTGCGCGAACCGTCGGCGAGCCGCGACTCCGGTGGATCGCCGGCCTCTACGACACGTTCGAGGCGACGATGAGCGGCCGTCTCGCCGAGGCCGAGACGCTCGCCGCGCGCAACCTGGACCTCGGCGTCGAGATCGCCGCGCCCGACGCGTTCACGCTGTTCGCCGGACAGTTCTTCGTGATCGGCACGTTCGCCGGCAAGCACGACGAGCTGTTCCCGGTCGTCGAGCAGGCCGCACGTGACAATCCCGGCGTCGTCCCGTTCCGCGTCGCGTACGGGATCATCTGCGAGGCCGTCGGGCGTACCGAGGAAGCACGCCGGATCTTGCGAACCGGCATGGCCGACCGCTTCGCGGACCTCCCCGTCGACAACATGTGGACGACCTCGGTGATCGGCTACGCGGTCCTCGCCATCGAGCTCGAGGACGTCGACGCAGCCGCGAGGCTGCTGCCCGTCATCGCGCCGTTCGCGGGTGACGTCGCCTTCAACGGCGTGACCAGCCAAGGCCCCGTCGCCGCGTACGCGGGCAAGCTCGCGTCGCTGCTCGGCCGGCACGACGAGGCCGACGACCATCTCCATTCGGCGCTGGCGACGGCAACCGCGTTCGGGTGGACGTATCACCGCGCCACCACGCTCTACGCGCTCGCGCAGGCGCGGTACCGGCGCGTCGGCACGCTCGATGGGGAGGGACACGGCTGGCTCGCCGAGGCGGGCGACCTCTGCCGCGCGCGCGGGTTTCGTAGCTGGATCGGCCCGATCGACAGGCTCGAGACGGCGACACGGGCCTGA
- a CDS encoding TIGR03086 family metal-binding protein, with the protein MDIVLALERSYDQTAKLVADLDETGLRAPSPCAGWDVRATLNHLLGATWMFTLVNQGREAGEDAGDVLGDDPGLAVAAAAKENLASWRQPGAFDGDRTYPFGTFPADFAALINLEEVVVHNWDVATACGLDLTIDEPIAQMVYDWGRSIPLDEFRAHGAFGPEVPVLASASVSDRLMGLLGRRP; encoded by the coding sequence ATGGACATCGTGCTCGCTCTCGAACGGTCGTACGACCAGACCGCGAAGCTCGTTGCGGACCTCGATGAGACCGGACTCCGTGCTCCGTCCCCGTGTGCCGGGTGGGACGTCCGCGCGACGTTGAACCACCTCCTCGGCGCGACGTGGATGTTCACGCTCGTGAACCAGGGGCGGGAGGCCGGCGAGGACGCCGGCGACGTCCTCGGCGACGACCCGGGCCTGGCCGTGGCCGCCGCTGCGAAGGAGAACCTCGCCAGCTGGCGCCAGCCCGGCGCGTTCGACGGCGACCGGACGTACCCGTTCGGCACGTTCCCCGCGGACTTCGCCGCGCTGATCAACCTCGAAGAGGTCGTCGTCCACAACTGGGACGTCGCGACGGCATGCGGGCTCGACCTGACGATCGACGAACCGATCGCGCAGATGGTCTACGACTGGGGCCGGTCGATCCCGCTCGACGAGTTCCGCGCCCACGGCGCGTTCGGCCCCGAGGTGCCGGTCCTCGCGTCGGCCTCGGTCTCCGA